The Thalassotalea sp. LPB0316 nucleotide sequence AAAGGCTGAAACAGCAAACGACGAGTCAAATTTAAACAAACAAGCCCGTATTGAACAAGAAAAGGCTGAAGCGAAAGAGCGAGAAGTTGATCGTGAAGCTTTACTTGAGTCAATCAAACAAATTAATGCTGATTTTCCGATTAAAGAAACAAGCCTTGTTTTTGAATTTGACGAGTTGAACGAGCCGCCAATTGTCAAAGTTATTGATAAAGAAAACGGTGAAACCATTAGAGAGATACCACCAAAGTATTTCAGTGATGTTTCATCTGTTTTGAAAGATATATCAGGTAACAAATCAAGCAGTGGCATCTTACTTGATCAACAAGTATAAAGCATAGAGAGTTGACTGATTATTACAGTCAGTCAACTACATTGTGACTAAATTGTAGTTTCCATTGAACCATGCAGTATAAACGTACTATTCTTTAGGTAGAAGGTAGCTTTTTAGAGGTATTCATTATGGCTTTAATTACATCCGCTGGTGTCGGCTCGGGGTTAGACCTCGAAAGTATCATTAGTGCCACAGTAGACGCAGCCCGTTTACCTAAATTACAACGCTACGAAGAGCAAGAAACTAAACTCAATGTCGAGCTCTCTGCCATCGGAGCCATCAAGTCATCGCTTTCATCTTTTGAAGACGTCGTTGAAAAACTAGCAGATTTAGAAAACTTTAATAAGAGAACTGCTCGGGTTACCCAGCCTGAATCGGGTAACTTAATTAGTGTCTCGGCGACAGAAAACGCAACACCATCAAACTTTAATGTCGAAGTAATGCAGTTAGCTCAAGGCAGTCGAGCTGTAATGGCTGACGGTTTGTACACATCGCCAGAAGATGTGGTTACAGCATCGGGTGGTCAGTTAACACTTGGCGCTGGTGCAGACAGTTTTACGGTCGATTTAGCAGCCGGAGCAACCCTTGAAGATCTGCGCAATGCTATTAATGATGCTGACGGCAACTTTGGTGTCAGTGCTAACATCATTAACGATGGCACCAATACCAAACTCGTTTTAACTTCGAGCACTACCGGCTTAGGCAATGACTTAACGGTAACAGGTGATACCGCAGAATTAGATAATATAACAACAACGGCATTTGGCGGTGGTGCAGGTGGAATGGCAATTGCTGCCGACGATCAAGCGACTAACGCGATTATTGAAATAGATGGCATTTCCGTTACCAATGACACCAACACGTTTAAAGATGCTATCCAAGACATCACGATCACTGCGCTAAAAGAAAGTGAGAACAACGAAACAGCTAAACTTACTGTTGATGTTGACAAAGCGAGCGTTAGCACGACGATCGACGAATTTATCAACTCATTTAATAATGTTATAGGCACTATAGAATACCATATGCAAGCGGGCGCGGCCCTTAATGGCGACTCTGCAATGCGTTCATTAAAGTCACAAATGGTCAATAGTTTGACGAAAGTTGTTTCAGGCGCAGGTAATTTTGAAACGATATTTGATGTCGGTATTGGCTTAAACGAT carries:
- the fliD gene encoding flagellar filament capping protein FliD, translating into MALITSAGVGSGLDLESIISATVDAARLPKLQRYEEQETKLNVELSAIGAIKSSLSSFEDVVEKLADLENFNKRTARVTQPESGNLISVSATENATPSNFNVEVMQLAQGSRAVMADGLYTSPEDVVTASGGQLTLGAGADSFTVDLAAGATLEDLRNAINDADGNFGVSANIINDGTNTKLVLTSSTTGLGNDLTVTGDTAELDNITTTAFGGGAGGMAIAADDQATNAIIEIDGISVTNDTNTFKDAIQDITITALKESENNETAKLTVDVDKASVSTTIDEFINSFNNVIGTIEYHMQAGAALNGDSAMRSLKSQMVNSLTKVVSGAGNFETIFDVGIGLNDDGRLEKSSLVRSTSDALTEGYDDVGALFAGETGIATIFTGLLDNYLESDGAIKFRQDSLNQEIDKIENDRANHEYRMEQLEVSLRQQYSALDVLIANMKSSGDYLAAQLSSLPGFTKPKS
- a CDS encoding flagellar protein FlaG; protein product: MAIESIADKSKFNAAQINEPVSLNVGLNVAGDKVAETAKAETANDESNLNKQARIEQEKAEAKEREVDREALLESIKQINADFPIKETSLVFEFDELNEPPIVKVIDKENGETIREIPPKYFSDVSSVLKDISGNKSSSGILLDQQV